The proteins below come from a single Zea mays cultivar B73 chromosome 8, Zm-B73-REFERENCE-NAM-5.0, whole genome shotgun sequence genomic window:
- the LOC100276294 gene encoding uncharacterized protein LOC100276294, protein MERERNAATAGAGRWEAPDGVIVLPVGSAAPQQGRQKEHQYQQRKREMEREREQQDPGAREGVLGLDPQPPEKVYYKTRLCEKFEAGKCAYEGGCTFAHGSEELRPPLPLPLLTSLVRRKSPLPSSSPGAAASSPHGGYCVRVCFEFRDTGACHRGDRCAFVHASTTEMPFPGGPRSMEYALRNSSSYAKAYSPGSTAAAYRNSSSTSTSNYAPATTRAFQSVSADAAGEGGCKATRLELLGRKKMNDIYGDWPEQD, encoded by the exons ATGGAAAGGGAGCGCAACGCCGCCACCGCTGGTGCTGGCCGCTGGGAGGCGCCGGACGGGGTGATCGTGCTGCCCGTGGGGTCGGCGGCGCCGCAGCAGGGCCGCCAAAAGGAGCACCAGTACCAGCAGAGAAAGCGTGAGATggagcgggagcgggagcagcAGGACCCGGGGGCGAGGGAGGGGGTTTTGGGGCTGGACCCGCAGCCGCCAGAGAAGGTGTACTACAAGACGAGGCTGTGCGAGAAGTTCGAGGCGGGCAAGTGCGCGTACGAGGGTGGGTGCACCTTCGCGCACGGCTCCGAGGAGTTGcggccgccgctgccgctgcccctGCTGACCTCGCTCGTCCGACGGAAGTCGCCGCTGCCGTCGTCGTCGCCAGGTGCCGCTGCCAGCAGCCCCCACGGTGGGTACTGCGTTAGGGTGTGCTTCGAGTTCAGGGACACGGGGGCCTGCCACCGTGGGGATAGGTGCGCCTTCGTCCACGCTTCCACGACAG AGATGCCCTTTCCTGGGGGGCCAAGGTCTATGGAGTATGCTCTGAGGAATTCGTCGTCGTATGCAAAGGCGTACTCGCCGGGGTCCACGGCCGCCGCGTACCGTaacagcagcagcaccagcaccagcaactATGCACCGGCTACCACAAGGGCGTTCCAATCCGTTTCTGCCGACGCGGCCGGAGAGGGCGGTTGCAAGGCCACCCGTCTGGAGCTCCTTGGTCGCAAGAAGATGAACGACATCTACGGCGACTGGCCGGAACAGGACTGA